In one window of Tubulanus polymorphus chromosome 3, tnTubPoly1.2, whole genome shotgun sequence DNA:
- the LOC141902829 gene encoding nephrin-like isoform X4, translated as MNDQRIQNVPVVWCVFVIVVLCVRSTAGQQQNCIDASDTTITTVVTPAVLKLGGTTVVQCQVSPPGKHLCGFRITMSGQSGQFAFDETNCPRGTITESRYTGQCDVTAGRYGLRITNVRMTDSGMWKCDYMNSFPNSNAIITVIAPPSGPVLTSEPTAAIDNIVKVQENSQLTITCDSSQSGATGLTYKWSGANLSGQSNNKLSFTRISRTDSGVYTCNVSNIAGSVAGSIAINVLYPPGNVKLQGPTSPVQVSATVILTCTATGGNPKPNLAITRTPEGSTVKQGINPLTYSTSVTKADNQAEYQCTATGAGIPTPMISNKVRLTVNFQATTLKMVKKPADYVLVNHNQQIECKTDSSNPAVQIQWFTYSSTTWTPLVSQPATNQTTGTNHGFVTTSILSITATKTMNQAQYRCQTGSIYKDTTITVHYPPSSVALQGPTSPVRDSISVDFTCTATGGNPVPNLTITTGGSTVKQGVSPLTYSTSVTKTDNQAEYQCAASGAGISTPMISNKFILTVNFQATSLTMVKKPADHVLFNNNQQMECTTDSSNPAVQIQWFKYSSTTWTLLDSQQATNQTSAAYHGFMATSTLSMTATKSMNQAQYRCQTGNLSNDATITVHFPPESITLTEIPNGPVVHGTSKTLTCTTDSSNPVSTIVWAYSSGTTTWTDISPNPTVNHKPGSHSARASTSSLVVPTDKDKNGRQYRCSAYQNSQPVNGVNTSMTLSILYAPQLSSQVEPVAANIGESGRFTINFDANPLATTLNCRHNSTKGRHVMKNTSLTQWDVNIQSVQASDYGSYSCRLNNSVGSIDITLKLTETGPPQTPSNLSVIAKTAVSVTLSWVSEFEGGAKQTFAVSYRVSDATQFVNKAEIPDPGYRKLVQTKITGLKPSTDYQFKVKSVNLNPGDNTSPFTDIVTTRTNAIPSAINTVLKQATVTQYGNSVLIKMSSFPSKYSVYVKYCIKHTNECFNSTKQESTGGPISIEIKIDPDKAYSYKLIVIESSDVILSHRVEIPVTTNVALIGGVVVGVLLLALIVIVFVLLFVKRRREGQWIWTKNSSRSPASVPPPNYNDIDGHVAGPRGDVYARVNKKPKSPPTKDNHVTTDDFDPYSNIDDLVSEDGVKKTGEPIYAQVDKKKKRNQNQVVNGASGTDPIYSNVDKSKKKKTKVVNGASGTDPIYSNVDKSKKKKTKGSVDSAEPLYSQVDKNKKRKGKKAKKAEKNENYEMENPYQTVGDEANPYQDVYNDDDGDIVKYVNCGVDNPAFNADDVEELRKEPIYLHVVNNVKNQAPPGVLIGDFEDFSTYSELGRVVEPQVQAELVARLEAEEAERRRQREEEEQQKKSC; from the exons atgaacGACCAACGCATCCAA AATGTACCGGTAGTTTGGTGTGTGTTTGTGATTGTTGTTCTCTGCGTTAGATCTACAGCAG GACAACAGCAGAACTGTATAGACGCATCGGATACGACAATCACGACAGTTGTAACACCAGCAGTTTTAAAACTAGGTGGCACCACTGTCGTACAATGTCAGGTTTCACCACCCGGTAAACATTTATGCGGTTTCAGAATAACAATGTCTGGCCAATCGGGACAGTTTGCGTTTGACGAGACAAACTGTCCTCGTGGAACTATCACTGAATCCCGGTACACTGgacaatgtgacgtcacagctgGACGCTATGGTTTACGTATCACTAATGTACGGATGACCGATTCTGGAATGTGGAAGTGTGATTACATGAACTCTTTTCCAAATAGTAACGCAATAATAACTGTTATAG CGCCCCCGAGTGGACCAGTTCTAACATCGGAACCAACCGCCGCCATCGACAACATCGTCAAAGTACAGGAGAATTCACAATTAACAATCACATGTGACAGTTCACAGTCTGGAGCTACAGGACTGACGTATAAATGGAGTGGTGCCAATCTATCAGGACAGTCTAATAATAAACTCAGTTTTACACGAATCAGTAGAACTGATTCAGGTGTTTATACATGTAACGTATCGAATATAGCAGGATCAGTTGCTGGTAGTATTGCTATCAATGTTCTAT ACCCGCCAGGTAATGTTAAATTACAAGGACCGACGTCACCCGTTCAGGTATCTGCAACTGTTATCTTAACGTGTACAGCTACCGGGGGTAACCCGAAGCCGAACCTCGCCATAACTAGAACACCAGAGGGCAGCACTGTGAAACAGGGAATAAACCCTCTAACATATTCCACATCCGTCACTAAAGCAGATAACCAGGCAGAATATCAATGTACAGCTACTGGGGCTGGTATACCGACAccaatgatttcaaataaagtTAGATTAACTGTCAACT TTCAAGCAACAACGCTGAAAATGGTGAAGAAACCGGCAGATTATGTATTAGTAAACCATAATCAACAGATAGAGTGTAAAACTGACTCTTCAAACCCGGCTGTACAGATTCAGTGGTTCACATATTCCTCTACAACATGGACACCACTTGTCTCTCAACCAGCTACGAATCAAACTACTGGAACCAATCACGGGTTTGTGACTACTAGTATATTATCTATTACTGCGACTAAAACCATGAATCAGGCTCAATACAGATGTCAAACTGGAAGTATTTACAAAGATACAACAATTACTGTTCACT ATCCGCCAAGCAGTGTTGCATTACAAGGACCGACGTCACCAGTCCGGGATTCCATTTCCGTTGACTTCACGTGTACAGCTACAGGGGGTAACCCGGTACCGAACCTCACCATAACTACAGGGGGCAGCACTGTGAAACAGGGAGTTAGCCCTCTAACATATTCAACATCCGTCACTAAAACAGATAACCAGGCAGAATACCAATGTGCAGCTTCTGGGGCTGGTATATCAACACCAatgatttctaataaattcatattaacTGTCAACT ttcAAGCAACATCGCTGACAATGGTGAAGAAACCGGCAGatcatgtattatttaacAATAATCAACAGATGGAGTGTACAACTGACTCGTCAAACCCGGCTGTACAGATTCAGTGGTTCAAATATTCCTCTACAACATGGACACTACTTGACTCTCAACAAGCTACGAATCAAACTAGTGCAGCCTATCACGGGTTTATGGCTACTAGCACATTATCTATGACTGCAACTAAATCTATGAATCAGGCTCAATACAGATGTCAAACTGGAAATCTTAGCAATGATGCAACAATTACCGTTCACT TTCCACCAGAGTCAATAACACTGACTGAAATTCCAAACGGTCCAGTTGTTCACGGTACATCAAAAACTCTGACGTGTACAACTGACTCAAGTAACCCGGTGTCTACAATTGTCTGGGCGTACAGCTCTGGGACGACAACTTGGACAGATATTTCACCCAATCCAACAGTAAATCATAAACCCGGATCTCACAGTGCACGGGCATCTACTAGTAGTCTAGTAGTACCAACTGATAAGGATAAAAATGGAAGACAATATAGATGTTCAGCTTATCAAAACAGTCAACCTGTCAATGGTGTCAACACATCCATGACGTTGTCTATATTGT ATGCACCGCAGCTTTCTTCACAAGTTGAACCCGTTGCCGCAAATATAGGAGAAAGTGGTAGATTTACGATAAACTTCGATGCAAATCCGCTAGCGACAACTCTCAACTGTAGACACAATTCAACAAAGGGCCGCCatgtaatgaaaaataccAGTTTAACGCAGTGGGATGTCAACATACAATCAGTTCAGGCATCTGATTATGGATCCTATTCGTGTAGactcaataattcagttggtAGCATAGATATAACACTGAAACTCACAGAAACTG GACCTCCCCAAACACCGTCAAATCTGTCAGTTATTGCAAAAACAGCTGTTTCTGTGACGCTGAGTTGGGTTTCTGAATTTGAGGGTGGTGCCAAACAAACGTTCGCCGTCAGTTACAGGGTATCGGATGCTACACAATTCGTGAATAAAGCTGAAATACCCGATCCCGGTTATAGAAAACTGGTGCAAACGAAAATAACCGGATTAAAACCATCAACTGATTATCAGTTCAAAGTGAAAAGTGTCAACTTAAATCCCGGTGATAATACGAGTCCATTTACTGATATAGTTACAACTAGAACAAATG CTATTCCAAGCGCTATAAACACCGTATTGAAGCAAGCGACAGTAACACAGTACGGAAATAGTGTCCTGATAAAAATGTCGTCGTTTCCGTCGAAGTACAGCGTCTACGTGAAATACTGTATCAAACATACAAACGAATGTTTTAATTCTACGAAACAAGAAAGTACTGGTGGGCCGATTAGTATTGAGATTAAAATCGATCCCGATAAAGCATACAGTTACAAACTGATTGTAATTGAGAGTAGTGACGTAATTCTGAGCCATCGGGTAGAAATTCCAG TTACTACCAATGTTGCACTGATCGGAGGTGTTGTTGTGGGTGTATTGTTGCTCGCCCTCATCGTCATTGTGTTCGTGTTGCTATTCGTGAAAAGGCGTCGAGAAGGTCAATGGATCTGGACAAAAAATAGCTCGAGAAG TCCGGCTTCAGTTCCTCCTCCGAACTATAACGATATCGATGGACATGTAGCCGGACCTAGAG GTGACGTGTACGCGCGAGTCAACAAAAAACCTAAAAGTCCACCGACCAAAGATAATCACGTCACTACCGATGACTTCG ATCCGTATTCGAACATTGACGATCTTG TTTCAGAAGATGGAGTCAAGAAAACTG gaGAACCGATTTACGCACAGGttgacaaaaagaaaaaacgaaaTCAGAATCAAG TCGTAAATGGTGCAAGCGGTACTGATCCAATTTACTCCAATGTGGATAAAagcaagaaaaagaaaacgaaaG TCGTAAATGGTGCAAGCGGTACTGATCCAATTTACTCCAATGTGGATAAAagcaagaaaaagaaaacgaaaG GGTCGGTAGATAGTGCAGAACCACTTTACTCACAAgtcgataaaaacaaaaagcgtaAAGGAAAGAAGGCGAAAAAAgcagagaaaaatgaaaactacgAAATGG AAAATCCCTATCAAACAGTTGGCGACGAAGCGAATCCTTATCAAGACGTTTACAACGATGACGATGGGGATATCGTGAAGTACGTTAACTGTGGTGTCGACAACCCTGCATTCAATGCAGACGATGTAGAAGAACTGAGAAAAGAACCGATCTATCTACACGTCGTTAACAACGTCAAAAATcaagcgccccctggtgtacTGATCGGTGATTTCGAGGATTTTTCGACGTACTCGGAACTCGGTCGCGTCGTTGAGCCGCAAGTTCAAGCTGAACTTGTCGCTCGTTTGGAAGCAGAAGAGGCCGAACGACGCAGACAACGTGAAGAAGAAGAGCAGCAGAAAAAGAGTTGTTGA
- the LOC141902829 gene encoding nephrin-like isoform X1 yields MNDQRIQNVPVVWCVFVIVVLCVRSTAGQQQNCIDASDTTITTVVTPAVLKLGGTTVVQCQVSPPGKHLCGFRITMSGQSGQFAFDETNCPRGTITESRYTGQCDVTAGRYGLRITNVRMTDSGMWKCDYMNSFPNSNAIITVIAPPSGPVLTSEPTAAIDNIVKVQENSQLTITCDSSQSGATGLTYKWSGANLSGQSNNKLSFTRISRTDSGVYTCNVSNIAGSVAGSIAINVLYPPGNVKLQGPTSPVQVSATVILTCTATGGNPKPNLAITRTPEGSTVKQGINPLTYSTSVTKADNQAEYQCTATGAGIPTPMISNKVRLTVNFQATTLKMVKKPADYVLVNHNQQIECKTDSSNPAVQIQWFTYSSTTWTPLVSQPATNQTTGTNHGFVTTSILSITATKTMNQAQYRCQTGSIYKDTTITVHYPPSSVALQGPTSPVRDSISVDFTCTATGGNPVPNLTITTGGSTVKQGVSPLTYSTSVTKTDNQAEYQCAASGAGISTPMISNKFILTVNFQATSLTMVKKPADHVLFNNNQQMECTTDSSNPAVQIQWFKYSSTTWTLLDSQQATNQTSAAYHGFMATSTLSMTATKSMNQAQYRCQTGNLSNDATITVHFPPESMTLTEIPNGPVVQGTSKTLTCTTDSSNPVSTIVWANSSGTTTWTNLSPNPAVNHKPGSHSGQISTSSLVVSTDKDKNGRQYRCTAYQNSYPVNGVTNSTTLSVLFPPESITLTEIPNGPVVHGTSKTLTCTTDSSNPVSTIVWAYSSGTTTWTDISPNPTVNHKPGSHSARASTSSLVVPTDKDKNGRQYRCSAYQNSQPVNGVNTSMTLSILYAPQLSSQVEPVAANIGESGRFTINFDANPLATTLNCRHNSTKGRHVMKNTSLTQWDVNIQSVQASDYGSYSCRLNNSVGSIDITLKLTETGPPQTPSNLSVIAKTAVSVTLSWVSEFEGGAKQTFAVSYRVSDATQFVNKAEIPDPGYRKLVQTKITGLKPSTDYQFKVKSVNLNPGDNTSPFTDIVTTRTNAIPSAINTVLKQATVTQYGNSVLIKMSSFPSKYSVYVKYCIKHTNECFNSTKQESTGGPISIEIKIDPDKAYSYKLIVIESSDVILSHRVEIPVTTNVALIGGVVVGVLLLALIVIVFVLLFVKRRREGQWIWTKNSSRSPASVPPPNYNDIDGHVAGPRGDVYARVNKKPKSPPTKDNHVTTDDFDPYSNIDDLVSEDGVKKTGEPIYAQVDKKKKRNQNQVVNGASGTDPIYSNVDKSKKKKTKVVNGASGTDPIYSNVDKSKKKKTKGSVDSAEPLYSQVDKNKKRKGKKAKKAEKNENYEMENPYQTVGDEANPYQDVYNDDDGDIVKYVNCGVDNPAFNADDVEELRKEPIYLHVVNNVKNQAPPGVLIGDFEDFSTYSELGRVVEPQVQAELVARLEAEEAERRRQREEEEQQKKSC; encoded by the exons atgaacGACCAACGCATCCAA AATGTACCGGTAGTTTGGTGTGTGTTTGTGATTGTTGTTCTCTGCGTTAGATCTACAGCAG GACAACAGCAGAACTGTATAGACGCATCGGATACGACAATCACGACAGTTGTAACACCAGCAGTTTTAAAACTAGGTGGCACCACTGTCGTACAATGTCAGGTTTCACCACCCGGTAAACATTTATGCGGTTTCAGAATAACAATGTCTGGCCAATCGGGACAGTTTGCGTTTGACGAGACAAACTGTCCTCGTGGAACTATCACTGAATCCCGGTACACTGgacaatgtgacgtcacagctgGACGCTATGGTTTACGTATCACTAATGTACGGATGACCGATTCTGGAATGTGGAAGTGTGATTACATGAACTCTTTTCCAAATAGTAACGCAATAATAACTGTTATAG CGCCCCCGAGTGGACCAGTTCTAACATCGGAACCAACCGCCGCCATCGACAACATCGTCAAAGTACAGGAGAATTCACAATTAACAATCACATGTGACAGTTCACAGTCTGGAGCTACAGGACTGACGTATAAATGGAGTGGTGCCAATCTATCAGGACAGTCTAATAATAAACTCAGTTTTACACGAATCAGTAGAACTGATTCAGGTGTTTATACATGTAACGTATCGAATATAGCAGGATCAGTTGCTGGTAGTATTGCTATCAATGTTCTAT ACCCGCCAGGTAATGTTAAATTACAAGGACCGACGTCACCCGTTCAGGTATCTGCAACTGTTATCTTAACGTGTACAGCTACCGGGGGTAACCCGAAGCCGAACCTCGCCATAACTAGAACACCAGAGGGCAGCACTGTGAAACAGGGAATAAACCCTCTAACATATTCCACATCCGTCACTAAAGCAGATAACCAGGCAGAATATCAATGTACAGCTACTGGGGCTGGTATACCGACAccaatgatttcaaataaagtTAGATTAACTGTCAACT TTCAAGCAACAACGCTGAAAATGGTGAAGAAACCGGCAGATTATGTATTAGTAAACCATAATCAACAGATAGAGTGTAAAACTGACTCTTCAAACCCGGCTGTACAGATTCAGTGGTTCACATATTCCTCTACAACATGGACACCACTTGTCTCTCAACCAGCTACGAATCAAACTACTGGAACCAATCACGGGTTTGTGACTACTAGTATATTATCTATTACTGCGACTAAAACCATGAATCAGGCTCAATACAGATGTCAAACTGGAAGTATTTACAAAGATACAACAATTACTGTTCACT ATCCGCCAAGCAGTGTTGCATTACAAGGACCGACGTCACCAGTCCGGGATTCCATTTCCGTTGACTTCACGTGTACAGCTACAGGGGGTAACCCGGTACCGAACCTCACCATAACTACAGGGGGCAGCACTGTGAAACAGGGAGTTAGCCCTCTAACATATTCAACATCCGTCACTAAAACAGATAACCAGGCAGAATACCAATGTGCAGCTTCTGGGGCTGGTATATCAACACCAatgatttctaataaattcatattaacTGTCAACT ttcAAGCAACATCGCTGACAATGGTGAAGAAACCGGCAGatcatgtattatttaacAATAATCAACAGATGGAGTGTACAACTGACTCGTCAAACCCGGCTGTACAGATTCAGTGGTTCAAATATTCCTCTACAACATGGACACTACTTGACTCTCAACAAGCTACGAATCAAACTAGTGCAGCCTATCACGGGTTTATGGCTACTAGCACATTATCTATGACTGCAACTAAATCTATGAATCAGGCTCAATACAGATGTCAAACTGGAAATCTTAGCAATGATGCAACAATTACCGTTCACT TTCCACCAGAATCAATGACACTGACTGAAATTCCAAACGGTCCAGTTGTTCAAGGTACATCAAAAACTCTGACGTGTACAACTGACTCCAGTAACCCGGTGTCTACGATTGTCTGGGCGAACAGCTCTGGGACGACAACATGGACTAATTTGTCACCCAACCCAGCAGTAAATCATAAACCCGGATCTCATAGTGGACAGATATCTACTAGTAGTCTAGTAGTATCAACTGATAAGGATAAGAATGGAAGACAATATAGATGTACAGCTTATCAGAACAGTTATCCTGTTAATGGTGTCACCAACTCCACGACATTGTCTGTATTGT TTCCACCAGAGTCAATAACACTGACTGAAATTCCAAACGGTCCAGTTGTTCACGGTACATCAAAAACTCTGACGTGTACAACTGACTCAAGTAACCCGGTGTCTACAATTGTCTGGGCGTACAGCTCTGGGACGACAACTTGGACAGATATTTCACCCAATCCAACAGTAAATCATAAACCCGGATCTCACAGTGCACGGGCATCTACTAGTAGTCTAGTAGTACCAACTGATAAGGATAAAAATGGAAGACAATATAGATGTTCAGCTTATCAAAACAGTCAACCTGTCAATGGTGTCAACACATCCATGACGTTGTCTATATTGT ATGCACCGCAGCTTTCTTCACAAGTTGAACCCGTTGCCGCAAATATAGGAGAAAGTGGTAGATTTACGATAAACTTCGATGCAAATCCGCTAGCGACAACTCTCAACTGTAGACACAATTCAACAAAGGGCCGCCatgtaatgaaaaataccAGTTTAACGCAGTGGGATGTCAACATACAATCAGTTCAGGCATCTGATTATGGATCCTATTCGTGTAGactcaataattcagttggtAGCATAGATATAACACTGAAACTCACAGAAACTG GACCTCCCCAAACACCGTCAAATCTGTCAGTTATTGCAAAAACAGCTGTTTCTGTGACGCTGAGTTGGGTTTCTGAATTTGAGGGTGGTGCCAAACAAACGTTCGCCGTCAGTTACAGGGTATCGGATGCTACACAATTCGTGAATAAAGCTGAAATACCCGATCCCGGTTATAGAAAACTGGTGCAAACGAAAATAACCGGATTAAAACCATCAACTGATTATCAGTTCAAAGTGAAAAGTGTCAACTTAAATCCCGGTGATAATACGAGTCCATTTACTGATATAGTTACAACTAGAACAAATG CTATTCCAAGCGCTATAAACACCGTATTGAAGCAAGCGACAGTAACACAGTACGGAAATAGTGTCCTGATAAAAATGTCGTCGTTTCCGTCGAAGTACAGCGTCTACGTGAAATACTGTATCAAACATACAAACGAATGTTTTAATTCTACGAAACAAGAAAGTACTGGTGGGCCGATTAGTATTGAGATTAAAATCGATCCCGATAAAGCATACAGTTACAAACTGATTGTAATTGAGAGTAGTGACGTAATTCTGAGCCATCGGGTAGAAATTCCAG TTACTACCAATGTTGCACTGATCGGAGGTGTTGTTGTGGGTGTATTGTTGCTCGCCCTCATCGTCATTGTGTTCGTGTTGCTATTCGTGAAAAGGCGTCGAGAAGGTCAATGGATCTGGACAAAAAATAGCTCGAGAAG TCCGGCTTCAGTTCCTCCTCCGAACTATAACGATATCGATGGACATGTAGCCGGACCTAGAG GTGACGTGTACGCGCGAGTCAACAAAAAACCTAAAAGTCCACCGACCAAAGATAATCACGTCACTACCGATGACTTCG ATCCGTATTCGAACATTGACGATCTTG TTTCAGAAGATGGAGTCAAGAAAACTG gaGAACCGATTTACGCACAGGttgacaaaaagaaaaaacgaaaTCAGAATCAAG TCGTAAATGGTGCAAGCGGTACTGATCCAATTTACTCCAATGTGGATAAAagcaagaaaaagaaaacgaaaG TCGTAAATGGTGCAAGCGGTACTGATCCAATTTACTCCAATGTGGATAAAagcaagaaaaagaaaacgaaaG GGTCGGTAGATAGTGCAGAACCACTTTACTCACAAgtcgataaaaacaaaaagcgtaAAGGAAAGAAGGCGAAAAAAgcagagaaaaatgaaaactacgAAATGG AAAATCCCTATCAAACAGTTGGCGACGAAGCGAATCCTTATCAAGACGTTTACAACGATGACGATGGGGATATCGTGAAGTACGTTAACTGTGGTGTCGACAACCCTGCATTCAATGCAGACGATGTAGAAGAACTGAGAAAAGAACCGATCTATCTACACGTCGTTAACAACGTCAAAAATcaagcgccccctggtgtacTGATCGGTGATTTCGAGGATTTTTCGACGTACTCGGAACTCGGTCGCGTCGTTGAGCCGCAAGTTCAAGCTGAACTTGTCGCTCGTTTGGAAGCAGAAGAGGCCGAACGACGCAGACAACGTGAAGAAGAAGAGCAGCAGAAAAAGAGTTGTTGA